Part of the Xanthomonas sp. SI genome is shown below.
CCAGCGCGGTGCGCCCGAGCAGCAACTGCAACACCGCGAACACCGCGGCGACCACGAACAGCGCGAACGGCAGGCCGAGCAGGAAGCCGTTGCCCAGATAGAAATACGGCGGGTAGTAGATGGTCAGGATCTGGCCGTCGCCGATCAGCTGGGCCACGCCGCGCCCGGCCACCATCAGGATCAGCGTGGCGATGATCGGCTGCATGCCGACCTTGACCACCAGCAACCCGTTCCACAGTCCGCACGCAGCGGCGACCAGCAGCGGCGCCACGATCACCGCCCACAGCGGGAAGCGGCTGTGCTCGCCGCCGCCGATCATCCACGCCGCCACCGTTGCGGCGATCGCCACCACCGCGCCGACCGAGATGTCCAGGCCGCGCACCGCGATCACCAGGGTCATGCCCAGCGCGACCAGCGCCAGCGGCGCGGCGCGGTTGCCGATGTCCACCAGGTTGCCGTACAGGTGCCCGTCGCGCCATTGCAGCGCCAGGAAGCCGGGATTCCACAGGCCGTTGCCGAGCAGCAGCAGCGCCAGCGTGGCCAGCGGCCAGAACAGCGGGTGGGCGACGATGCGCGCCGGCAGCCGCGGCGCGCTCGGCGATGACGTGGCCGCCGCGCTCATGCCGCCGCGCTCCCGGCGATCATCTCGAATACCGCGCGCTCGCCGCAGCCGCCCGGCAGTTCGCCGACCAGGCGGCGTTCGCGCAGCACCGCGATGCGGTCGGCGATACGCTCGATCTCGGCGACCTCGGCGGAAATGAACAGCACCGCCATGCCTTCGCGGGCCAGCGCCAGGATGCGGGTCATGATGTCCTGCTTGGCGGCGATGTCGATGCCGCGGGTGGGTTCGTCGAGGATCAGCAGCCGCGGCCGCGTCGCCAGCCAGCGCGCCAGCACCACTTTCTGCTGGTTGCCGCCGGACAGCAGCCCGACCGGGGTTTCCACGCTGGCGGTCTTGATGCCCAGCGCGTCCACGTAGCCCTGCGCGATGCGCAGCTGTTCGGCCAGCGGCAGGAACCGGCGCAGGCCCATGCGCGCCTGCAGCGCCAGCACGATGTTCTCGCGCACCGACAGCTCGGCGACGATGCCGTCGGTCTTGCGCTCTTCCGGACACAGCGCCAGGCCGTGGCGGATCGCGTCGGGCGGGCCGCGCAGCGCCACTTCATTGCCGTCGATGGACACGCGGCCGCAATCGGCGCGGTCCAGGCCGAACAGCAGCCGCGCCAGCTCGGTGCGGCCGGCGCCGAGCAGGCCGGCCAGGCCCAGCACCTGGCCACGGCGCAGTTGCAAATCGATCGGGTGCAACTGGCCGCGCCGGCCCAGGCCCTGTGCCTGCAGCAGCACCGGCGCGTCTTCGGTCGGCACGGCGTCCACCGTCGCGGCGGCCGCGGCGGCCACGTCCAGTTCGCGCCCGACCATCGCCGCGATCAGCCGCGGCGCCGGCAGGTCCGCGGCCAGGTATTCGCCGACCAGGCGCCCGTTGCGCAGCACGCTGATGCGGTCGGACACCGCATACACCTGGTCGAGAAAATGGGTCACGAACAGGATCGCCATGCCCTGCTCGCGCAGGCCACGCATCACCCGGAACAGTTCGGCGACCTCGCCTTCGTCGAGGCTGGAGGTGGGTTCGTCGAGAATCAGCACCCGCGCCGACACGCTCAGCGCGCGCGCGATCGCCACCATCTGCTGCACCGCCACCGGATAGGCGGACAGCGCGCGGCGCACGTCGATGTCCACGCCCAGCCGCTGCAGGCACTCACGCGCCTCGCGTTCGACCCGGTGCCAGTCGATGCGCCGCGGCCAGCCCTTCAACGGATAGCGGCCGGCGAAGATGTTCTCGGCCACCGACAGGTTCGGGCACAGGTTCACTTCCTGGTACAC
Proteins encoded:
- a CDS encoding sugar ABC transporter ATP-binding protein, with amino-acid sequence MKPVVLHAQGLSKAYAGVAALDDVALCLRGGEIHALMGQNGAGKSTLIKLLTGAVAADAGRMALGGDAIAPSSPLQAQQLGISTVYQEVNLCPNLSVAENIFAGRYPLKGWPRRIDWHRVEREARECLQRLGVDIDVRRALSAYPVAVQQMVAIARALSVSARVLILDEPTSSLDEGEVAELFRVMRGLREQGMAILFVTHFLDQVYAVSDRISVLRNGRLVGEYLAADLPAPRLIAAMVGRELDVAAAAAATVDAVPTEDAPVLLQAQGLGRRGQLHPIDLQLRRGQVLGLAGLLGAGRTELARLLFGLDRADCGRVSIDGNEVALRGPPDAIRHGLALCPEERKTDGIVAELSVRENIVLALQARMGLRRFLPLAEQLRIAQGYVDALGIKTASVETPVGLLSGGNQQKVVLARWLATRPRLLILDEPTRGIDIAAKQDIMTRILALAREGMAVLFISAEVAEIERIADRIAVLRERRLVGELPGGCGERAVFEMIAGSAAA
- a CDS encoding ABC transporter permease, whose amino-acid sequence is MSAAATSSPSAPRLPARIVAHPLFWPLATLALLLLGNGLWNPGFLALQWRDGHLYGNLVDIGNRAAPLALVALGMTLVIAVRGLDISVGAVVAIAATVAAWMIGGGEHSRFPLWAVIVAPLLVAAACGLWNGLLVVKVGMQPIIATLILMVAGRGVAQLIGDGQILTIYYPPYFYLGNGFLLGLPFALFVVAAVFAVLQLLLGRTALGLFVRAIGHNPRAARVAGIKARLIAVLLYVFCAFSAGLAGLLISSNVKSADANNAGQLMELDAILAVTLGGTLLDGGRFSLAGSLIGALIIQTLTATIYAIGVPAQVNMLIKALLVFAVMLLQSPQFRASVRGWVRRAEPGARR